A region of Vitis vinifera cultivar Pinot Noir 40024 chromosome 13, ASM3070453v1 DNA encodes the following proteins:
- the LOC100267235 gene encoding ferritin-3, chloroplastic isoform X2, with product MLLKAASTLSLLNLHAASDSYLSWPSSSLSSGFSSSPILPVSPAIGRSGFVVLASKGANSRPLTGVVFEPFEEVKKELLLVPTVPQESLSRHKYTNDCESAINEQINVEYNVSYAYHAMYAYFDRDNVALKGLANFFKESSLEEREHAEKLMEYQNKRGGKVKLQSILMPHSEFDHPEKGDALHAMELALSLEKLTNEKLLHLHSIADRSNDPQLADFIESEFLIEQVEAIKKISEYVAQLRRVGKGHGVWHFDQMLLNGGVVAA from the exons ATGCTTCTCAAAGCTGCTTCAACTCTTTCTCTGCTTAACCTTCATGCTGCTTCCGATTCTTATCTTTCTTGGCCTTCGTCGTCTTTGAGCTCTGGCTTTTCGTCTTCTCCGATTCTTCCTGTTTCGCCGGCGATCGGCCGAAGTGGATTCGTGGTGTTAGCATCCAAGGGTGCGAATAGCCGGCCGCTCACTGGCGTGGTGTTCGAGCCGTTCGAGGAAGTGAAGAAGGAACTGCTTCTTGTGCCGACTGTTCCTCAAGAATCTCTCAGTCGTCATAAGTACACTAACGACTGTGAATCTGCAATCAACGAGCAGATCAA TGTGGAATATAATGTTTCCTATGCGTACCATGCTATGTATGCCTACTTCGATAGGGACAACGTTGCTCTCAAGGGTCTTGCCAA TTTTTTCAAGGAATCTAGTCTGGAAGAAAGAGAGCACGCCGAGAAACTGATGGAATACCAG AACAAGCGAGGTGGGAAAGTGAAGTTGCAATCTATATTGATGCCCCATTCTGAGTTTGACCATCCGGAGAAGGGAGATGCCTTGCATG CAATGGAGCTTGCATTGTCACTGGAGAAGCTAACAAATGAAAAACTACTGCACTTGCACAGC ATTGCTGATCGAAGCAATGATCCTCAGCTGGCTGATTTCATAGAAAGCGAGTTCTTAATTGAGCAG GTGGAAGCCATTAAAAAGATCTCTGAATATGTTGCTCAGCTGAGAAGGGTGGGCAAAGGACATG GAGTCTGGCACTTCGACCAAATGCTTCTCAATGGAGGAGTTGTTGCTGCGTGA
- the LOC100267235 gene encoding ferritin-3, chloroplastic isoform X1: MLLKAASTLSLLNLHAASDSYLSWPSSSLSSGFSSSPILPVSPAIGRSGFVVLASKGANSRPLTGVVFEPFEEVKKELLLVPTVPQESLSRHKYTNDCESAINEQINVEYNVSYAYHAMYAYFDRDNVALKGLANFFKESSLEEREHAEKLMEYQNKRGGKVKLQSILMPHSEFDHPEKGDALHAMELALSLEKLTNEKLLHLHSIADRSNDPQLADFIESEFLIEQVEAIKKISEYVAQLRRVGKGHGMDLKTNIIISFPPSLFSHLIVR, from the exons ATGCTTCTCAAAGCTGCTTCAACTCTTTCTCTGCTTAACCTTCATGCTGCTTCCGATTCTTATCTTTCTTGGCCTTCGTCGTCTTTGAGCTCTGGCTTTTCGTCTTCTCCGATTCTTCCTGTTTCGCCGGCGATCGGCCGAAGTGGATTCGTGGTGTTAGCATCCAAGGGTGCGAATAGCCGGCCGCTCACTGGCGTGGTGTTCGAGCCGTTCGAGGAAGTGAAGAAGGAACTGCTTCTTGTGCCGACTGTTCCTCAAGAATCTCTCAGTCGTCATAAGTACACTAACGACTGTGAATCTGCAATCAACGAGCAGATCAA TGTGGAATATAATGTTTCCTATGCGTACCATGCTATGTATGCCTACTTCGATAGGGACAACGTTGCTCTCAAGGGTCTTGCCAA TTTTTTCAAGGAATCTAGTCTGGAAGAAAGAGAGCACGCCGAGAAACTGATGGAATACCAG AACAAGCGAGGTGGGAAAGTGAAGTTGCAATCTATATTGATGCCCCATTCTGAGTTTGACCATCCGGAGAAGGGAGATGCCTTGCATG CAATGGAGCTTGCATTGTCACTGGAGAAGCTAACAAATGAAAAACTACTGCACTTGCACAGC ATTGCTGATCGAAGCAATGATCCTCAGCTGGCTGATTTCATAGAAAGCGAGTTCTTAATTGAGCAG GTGGAAGCCATTAAAAAGATCTCTGAATATGTTGCTCAGCTGAGAAGGGTGGGCAAAGGACATGGTATGGACCTGAAAACCAACATTATTATTTCGTTTCCACCTAGTCTCTTCTCCCACTTAATTGTTCGATGA